Below is a genomic region from Lutra lutra chromosome 5, mLutLut1.2, whole genome shotgun sequence.
TACTTCACCATCTTTTAGTTGGAAAGCAATTCCCTACTATCTGACATAGGGTACTCCCCAAGCAATCTGACAAGattgaaagaaatgaagtatttcagaaagaaagcCTCAGAAAGGTTAGCTCTGGTTTGCAACTGATAATTCTGCTGAACTAAATGGAAGCAGGTCTATTTTCCTCATTAACTAGTAGCCAGGTATTCCAACATGTATTGTTCATTGGTTAATAATTTTGTCTACCATGCAACAGCTTTTGTAGTGCTTTTATTGAAGGCTTGGCCGTGTTTACCTCACCCACCACAACCAGTGTCTGCCAGCAGTAAAACATCACTGATATCAGTCAggatattttcagaccactaAGAGCATGAAGCCTAGCATAGCTCCATGCAGAGATGGTACAGGGGCCCTGGAATATAGTTCAGATTCTTACAACTGGACCTATAATTTAGGCTATATATCTACATTCTCTGGATATCAGTTTCCTAAAGAAATTTTACTAAGTCATTTCCAAAGAATTTTCCAGcttcaaatttcaaataaaaaactagGCCAAGGACTGCACATGTGATAAGTACtagtgttgtatgtaagtgttgaaatATTAAATTGCACACCAGATATTAGTATtaaactgtatgttaaataacagtaacttaaatgaaaacttaatataaaataaaattaaaaacaataaatgaaaaactagttctttccttcccattttgaAATGTTATCCATGAAATACTGGACtctggaaagaaactgaggattacaaaagggagggggatgggggtattaggtaattgggtgatgggtattatggagggtgtgtgttgtgatgagcactaagtgttatatgcaaccaatgaatcattgaacatcacatcaaaaactaatgacgtactatatcctggctaactgaacataataaaaaatccctacttaaaaaaggaagaaataaagagaaaagaaaaaagaaaagaaacaaaatgaaaagtcatccAATGTAAAATCCTGTactgcagagaaggaaaaatgtgcTACTATCCCTTTGAAAGAAACAGATTGATAGAAATATCCACACCATAACTGAAATCTAGAGATTCCAAAAATCTAATAATGttaatgaattaaatattgttaaaatgtttatgctgccCATAACAATCTACACatgcaatgcaatccctatcaaaaaacaattgacatttttaaagttttttattttttaatatgttatgttagtcaccatacagtacatcattagttttttgatgtagtgttccaagattcattgtttacatataacacaaaatgctccatgcaatacatgtcctacttaatacccatcactgggccaacatatcccccatcctctcccctctaaaaccctcagagtatttctcagagttcacagtctctcatggttcatctccccatctgattctctcccttcatttttccttttcttttcctaatatcctccatgctattccttgtgttccacaagtaagtgaaaccaatgacaattgactttctctgcttgaccatTGACAATTTCAACAGAGCTGGCACAAACattgctaaaatttgtatggaacaagaaaagaccctgaatcaccagggaaatgttgaaaacaaaaaccaaagctaGTGGCATTTGACTTCAAGCTATAATAAAAAGCAgtgatcatcaagacaacattgtactgggacaaaaacagacacatagatcaatggaacagaatagataccccagaaatggatcctctactctatggtcaactaatattccacaaagcaggaaagaacattcaatgaaaaaaagacagtcttttcaacaaactgtCCTGGGAAAATTTGGCAGCCACTTTCTACTGGGCCACTTTctacacaattcacagaaatagactcaaaatagatgaaagacctaagtgtgagacaaaaaaacacatcaaaatcctagaggagaacacaggcagcaatttctttgacctcagctgcagcaacttcttgcaagacacatctctaaaggcaaggggagcaaaagcaaaaatgaattattgggaattcattaaaataataacctTCTGCATGGcaagggaaaccatcaacaaaactaaaaggcaacatactgaatgggagatgAGATTTACCaataatatattagataaagggttggtatccactatctataaagaactcaaactcaacacccaaaagacaatgaatccagtcaataaatgggcagaagacatgaacagacacttctccaaagacatgcaaatggccaaagACACAGGATAAAATACTCCACATCACTGgccatcacagaaatacaaatgaaaaccacaatgagataccaccttgtaCTGGttacaatggaaaaaattaacaagacagggagcAACAattgttgacaaggatgtggagaaaggggactcTTTACATTGCAGGTGGGAATAttagctggtgcagccattctgggaaacggtatggaggttcctcaaaaagttaaaaatagagctaccttaggacccagcaattgcactactgggtatttttctcaaagatacagatatagtgataagaaggggtacctgcaccccactgttcatagcagcaatgtccacaatagccaaactgtagaaggagctgagacgtccattgacagatgaatggataaagaagatgtggtttgtatgtacaatgggatattactcagccattataAAGGTGAATACTTACCATatacatcgacatggatggaactagaggggattattctacatgaaataagtcaatcagagaaagacagttatcatcatatggtttcactcacatgtgaaatataagaaatagtgcaaaGGATCatagagggagaagggaaaactgaatgggaagaaatcagagagggagacaaactatgataaactctggactctgggaaacaagctAAGGGTTGTGGaatgagggtgggtggggggatgcagTAACTGTGTGACTaccattaaggaggacacttaatgtaatgagccctgggtgttatttGCAACTGATGAATACTATATCCAAAACTAATGATTTACTATCTTTTggttaattaaatttaagttaaaatattaaattaaatgagaaaatagtatttaaataatcttaaataattgAAGAAGCTTAAAAGTGATTACTGAATTTATGAATTAATGAAGCActattttctctcccctttctcagtGCCTTCTGATGTAATAATTATTTACCACTTAATGACTAAAACATCATAGAATTGACCTATAGAAGATTAGTCTGCATTTCTCCATATGTACATGGTTCATTTTCTCCAACTCCAAATTTATCTAAAGGAAGAATGTTTTCAGTTGCTACTCAAAGAAAGGGTGTCtggatttttgaaatatttatttgagcCTATTTAAGTATTCCCTTTGAAATGTTTtgatatttcagtctttttaaaatatcattcaaaTGTATGCTCACCTAACACTTCTATAAACTCCACCAAtggagcatttaaaaaatgtaataaaaatcactaattctgggtcacctgggtggctcagtgggttaagccgctgcctttggctcaggtcatgatctcagggtcctgggatcgagtcccgcatcgggctctctgctcagcagggagcctgcttccctctctctctctctctctgcctgcctctctgcctacttgtgatctctgtctgtcaaataaataaataaaatcttaaaaaaaatcactaattctTATGAGAACACTAAAAGTGAGCAAAGTATGTAATATTAGTCAGACATTTGGTagcatttatatacattaattaTAATAGGAGAAAAAGTATGAGATAATAACTGGCATTGTAACCAGAGTAGAGTGTTGCCTAAGGTAGCATGCAAATTTACTTCTATAAGATGTTTTACAGCAGCCCAACTCAGAAGAACCACATGAAAAGCAGAGCACCAACACCTTTAGGAGAGGAGAAGACATGCACAGATATGAAATCTAACACAAAACTAGGATGAAAAGATGAGTTGAAGCATGTGCAGAAGACCCCCTAAGACTGTTCTACAGTTAACTTTAGTGCTTTATAATAGTAAAATCTCCTTTCAGGGATAGATCTTAGGCCATTTTTTGAACTCGTGTTATATGTTAAGCATACACAGTAAACCTAGAATGCCTAAATAATAGGATACATATAAGTTCCCCAGTGTTTATGCAAGCTTCTAGACTCTGACTCCTCTTCATTCTGACTAAAGCTAACTGCACTATCCTTAGGAGAGACAGTGTTTTAGGAAGTATATATAGTGTTCTCCTTATTTACTCCAAGTAAAATAAAACCTCCCATACCAGACTAACTGTAAGCCTTGGATATACTGTCTAACACTCACTGAGGAAATGTACCCATGGACTCCAGTAACAGAGTGGGTGGACACAAAGAAGGAATAAACACCAGTGGTATTAAGGCACTCTGGCATTATTCATATGCAAATGTTAAAGTTGGTTTCACATTTTTAACAAAAGTAGCTGATGCACCTTTCAACATAACTGACATTGGCAGTTGCTGAATGCATTATTCATATGACCCATGGTATAATCCCAAATAATAGCACCCATGTACCCCTGAGCAGTTGTGGATGACTTAGACTGTCAGATTTACCTTGACACACAAGAAACCCCTTGACATCTTGCCAAAACCATTTTAAAGGCCCCAGTTACATCTGTGTTCCTCAAGCTGTAGATTAGAGGATTTAACAAAGGAGTGAGAATGGTGTAAAAGGCAGAGAAGACCTTGTCTTTGATCGGTGTGTGGTATGATCGGGGAAGCATATATGTGTATAGGGCAGCCCCATAAAATAATGTCACCACCATTATGTGTGATGAGCAGGTGGCAAAggccttcttcttcccttctgctgACTTCATCTGGTGTACTGTGATGAGAATCCATGCATAGGAAGCAATCACCACAGAGAAGGGAATCAGCAACATCATGACACAGCAAATGTACATGACCATTTCATAGGCAGCTTTGTCACCACAGGCCAGCCTCAGCATGGTAGGTGCTTCACAGAAGAAGTGATTGATGTTGTGGGAACTGCAGAATGGGAGACTCATGGTGATAGGAGTGAGGAGGAAGCTGTCTAAACCACCAccaaaccaagagctggccaAGATCATCCAACAGACCCGGTGGCTCATAAGGACAGGATAGCGAAGGGggttgcagatggccacatagcggtcataagCCATGAGTCCCAGCAGGAAAAATTCAGCCCCCACAAAGCCCATATAGAGAAAGTACTGGGCTGTACAGGCAATAAAGGAAATGGTCCTCTTGCCCACTAGATAATCGACCAACATCTTGGGCACAATAGTAGAGATGTACATCATGTCAATAAAGGAAAGGTGGCTAAGCAggaagtacatgggggtgtggaggtgAGGGTCTATGTGGATCAGGAAGATCATGACCCCATTAGCTATCATAGCCATGAAGAAGATTGCACAGATGATGCTGAAAAGGAAGCTCGAGGCTGCACTTTGAGTAAAGAGCCCTGTGAGGGTGAAGTCActggaaaatgttttattgtCTCCATCCATGGTGTTGAGTTGGACTTGGGGGCATAATGAAATAAGTGGGGGGTTACTGAAAATTCCAGTAGATGACATGAAtcctttaaagatttaaagattttttagaagcattattaattatataactaATATTAAgcattttgtatgtgtgtgtatgttgtgggGTGGATTTACAACTTTTTCTTTCGTggatatttcttcttcttgaagAAAATTTGAAAGTTGAGTCTCCAtgacatgaagacaaatgaacaTTTGCCAACTGATGATAGGTTTAAGGGAGTTTAGTTATTATTCCAGAACATGTGGGCCCCAGAGAGGCTTCTTCATCTGGTGTTAACTTCCGTTATTTGAAACATGGATATGACTGGAAAACAACTGAGTTAGTTCAAATAACCAAACAATTTAGTAAGATGTTTTACTGAGTTAGGGATTTTATCACAACTGTAAAAGTGATCAGCCTTATCTAGAAATAACCATTCAGTTGTTGATACAGCTGAAAATTATGGGCTATAGTAAATTGAATCACAGCATTGTCCATCTGGTCATTAATCAATGTTATTTGTTTCTTCactcatttgttgattttttaatcatttgtacACCAATCTTTATTTATGGAGAGTTCCTTGTGTTGCATACACTAGGGATACTATTGTAAACAAAAGAGGAGATGTCTCATGTAGTTATGAGATAAAgagaataagcaaataaaggataATTATGGTTCTGGATAATGCTGATAAATACGAGGAGGAGAAGTTTAACACAGCAATGAAGGATAACAAAGGGGAATCCATGTGAGAATTTTGGGGAAATATGTTCCTGCAGAATGAATATCTAACTTAAAATGCTAAGGCAAAAATGAGCTTATATTCAGGACAGTCCAGGCAGAGCCTTGTGACTGAGAGGGCAGTGAGTTGTCCGAGGTCAGATTTTAAgcagattttaagattttaaggtaaggaagtaaaaattattttctaaatattatcaGCAGAATTGAGATGTACTTGATAACTTGTAatctttttttgagaatttaaacaaatgttcactctgattttttttttttagtttccctttttttaatatttgagctaatgatttttttccacttgattttgcattttcctggacTATGGAAGATTTACAAGAGGAGAACTTCCATCCAGATAAATCTAGCATAGTTTAGGTTGTGCCTCCTGTCCCAGGGTCGAAATTGTTTTAACATATGTCTCTCCCCATTTTATTTCACTCTCAAGAGCATCCTGATACAGTCACTCATAAGCCTTAGGCATGGTGGGAGACAAGATGGTAAAGTAGGAGGCGTtgtttcaacctgtcccctaaagtgagctgaatTACCTACCAaaaactctgatcacccatgaactcagcctgagattagaattatacccttctggatctctacgggggcagaagacaccagtggacaggtaaagcagagtgggaatatCAGACtcatatcagaagataaacaaaaggggggcaccagaagcgacccattaGAAAGTAATATCCTAATACGAGAGTGCACTGTAATTGGGGACCAGCATtgacttggagtctggttgaaagcacttaaaaagagtaaaagatcttaaggggaaactggtggaattgggaagttagggacagggacttaagccaatggacccaggatggccactgcAGGCGGGGAACCAGGGAGCACAGTGAAGAGGCCAGGtattggtccctgagctgccggTGTGCCTGAGATAGTTTGGGTGGCTACGCCCAGGAGGGAGTCTGGGGTGGATGCCAGCTGGTGCTCTCTAGAACAACAGCCTTTTGTGCTCTGCAGGCAAGATGCGTGACCATGGTCTGAGTCGTGCTCCataccctcccctgagagaggtctaTGCAGGTGCTAGTTAGCACTCTCTAGGACTGGGAGATTCTGAACACTCTCAGCCTGGACCAGggtgaaaatctcagtgtgctatttctggttgggacctctctggtgaTCTGGACCTGCCCGGACAGCAGAGGCTAGTATTTCTCAAGGCTTTGGGTCCAAATGGGACTTCCTATGACCCCAGAGACCTTGACTGGGAAGGTGTTCTTCCAGTGGCCTAGGGGGAATTTTTGTACTCTGGAGCACCCGGaggagaacagactgaggcttctccctgtgacagaggtctgggtgcagtttgcttttctctaaacctccaaagaaccaccaaaagccaccaaggggagaaaaaacaaacaaacaaacaaaaaactccagagaacaaatgcctaaaaactggtttcctcagaccCAGCCCCTTGATGGGAGTAGGAGGACTCAACTCTAacaagactgcctgaaaaaccaAGGCAGGCCCCCTTCCCCAGAAATCCaccccaaaaaaaccaaaccaaaacaaacaaaaaaaaacaagaggacagCCACCACTACTTCagagatacaacttttatttttaatttgttcccactattctggttcttttctcttttttcctataactttttaacctatttaccatcacaatgagatgttcagtacatcaaatttcataataacattttaaggTGAAATTCTttgatacatatacatgtgtttttcatttgctttgctattttttattgcttattttatttttaatattcatatagagataagcttcaaggcagtcccctttccccaatcaatgctaccttTATATGTAAActagttttaatccccctttatctacggaagttgagtcctttaacaaagatatcaagatacatccaggaagaatcaaaataaacttcctcacccacactgagaatgtATAACCatcctcccatctttttcttctgtcagtgtttctgtgtatttgtttttgttcaggtagtatataaatcttatacttggggatcattttgatgaggttcttttatttatttatttatttatttatttatctcttgtcatctatttttatctgtctttttgtttgtctgtttttgtttgtatagtTAATAAATTTTACCTTTTGGTTCATTTGGACTGggcattctcttttatttttctttctttttttttttttcctgtttctctctctttttccttttttttttttttttctttttggtggggactcttgattgctcagaagtgttccagggtgcaccttgcctgcaccatggacgatacattcagctacacatccgttcagccatctctcaccaaaatgactaggaggaggaatgccaagagaggaaaaattcagaaactggGCCCTCTCCATCACCACTTTtgaatatggacataaacagtatgtcagaaatgGAATAGAGGGTAACAGATATCCAGgtaatagctaggttggagaaagccttttATGACAAagtggaattgattagggcagaagtgaaagccaccagagGTGGtgttaacaatgctctcaatgagttccaatctaatctaaattctctaaaagctagggtaactgagacagaagatggaataagtgatctggaggacaaactcatagaaagaaaggatcaggaggaatcCTGGAACAagcagcttagaagccacgaaaacagaattagggaaataaatgacacaatgaaacattccaacatcagaattattggaatccctgagggggaggataaagaaagaagactagaatatatagttgaacaaattctccatgaaaattttcccaatctggcaAACGAAACCAGTGTCcctgtactagaggcagaaaggtttgcccccaagatcatagaatttataaagacctcgagacacctgattgcaaaaatgataaatcataattgtagataggAGCTCTAGAAAGCAGCTAGGGGAAAGAgattccttacttacagaggaaatcccatcagaataacgtcagacatGTCcgcagaaacctggcaagccagaaagggctggcaagatatag
It encodes:
- the LOC125100585 gene encoding olfactory receptor 2T6-like → MDGDNKTFSSDFTLTGLFTQSAASSFLFSIICAIFFMAMIANGVMIFLIHIDPHLHTPMYFLLSHLSFIDMMYISTIVPKMLVDYLVGKRTISFIACTAQYFLYMGFVGAEFFLLGLMAYDRYVAICNPLRYPVLMSHRVCWMILASSWFGGGLDSFLLTPITMSLPFCSSHNINHFFCEAPTMLRLACGDKAAYEMVMYICCVMMLLIPFSVVIASYAWILITVHQMKSAEGKKKAFATCSSHIMVVTLFYGAALYTYMLPRSYHTPIKDKVFSAFYTILTPLLNPLIYSLRNTDVTGAFKMVLAIEEP